CTGGGACGGGACTATACCCTATATCTGCAATTACAATCCAtgaaatattttcgctcgcgcgcgattggtctaaacgcgtcacgtgggcgaatattctcCAGCTAAAactgatattccccaatttttaaaaccgacttcaaggattcaagtctcccATTAAacttaatgttaggatggcagaacggtttgctttcgtaacagaagaagatataaacctgctggtcgatagagcggtaccagcccaaaaaatccacttcatacgctgttaacgtttttgacgatAAGCTGTTtttaaatcgtatccgccacttgtgaATCGCACCTACGTTCGAGGCACTATTTTATGGCGGGATCACGCCAAGACCCTGTAGATTTTTAGACTTTTATCCGTACTAGCTGCTCGATAAGTCGTTgaactagtcgactgaaagaaaaatattacacaaGTAGATTAATGTTTTAGAATGCCGAAGATAGGCTAAAAAGGAATGGAACTGATTTCGTGAATATATACTTACAATTTGTATCTTCTAATCTACACgatcttatggtttgatttcttctgttgactgtctttaacgttcttgatcggaggtaagtaaaaaagcgatttgcgcgtttgcagtacagtgtcgatttatatatttctgaatttctaattagtagtcacctttcaactcacgcaaacttgctgtgataaataaattgcaagaaTAGTTGCATACATTAAACCAGTAAGCGAAAGAACTTAACGCGCGAAGTGCGAATCACTCCGCCCCAGTGCGGAAATTAGAAGTTACCTCTAATTGAGCAACGACTTAAACATAATCGGTATTCATTGACTCGAGATGTCACAAATAACGTAATGTCTATTACATAATGCTGGTCTATGTATTCCCTTGATTAAGAAAGGTTCGCATTTAATTCGTCTTTTGTTGCTAAAAGACACAGCTTGTGAATCGGCCTGTCGTATTCACCGTCCTGAGTCTTTATTCTTGTCTTCCTAACCAAACCATCGTTTCCTGGGTATGTTGCAATGACTCGCGCCATCTTCCATTGGGATCTTTTGTGATTTGGGTCTATCTCTAGAACTAAGTCGTCGACTTGAAGGTTTTCTCTGGTGCGAAACCACTTATTTCGTGGAAGTAGATTTGGCGCAAAGTATCTCATCCAGCATCTCCAAAATTCGTTCACGCGATTTTCTGTACTTCTTAAGAGATGTCTTGGGTTGATCCTTTCTTCTGGTTCTGGTTGAGGAATTGAAAGATGATGTCCTATTAGAATATTATTTGGAGTAATTGGCGGGCTTTCCCATATGCTGTCAGAACTTGGGTATAAAGGACGTCCATTGATGACGTAGGTTGTCTCCGCGAGAAATGTTCTCCATTGCTCTTCGGTAAAGGCTTGATTCTTGCATGTAGCGTTCAGACTTTGTCTGACTGACTTGATGAGGGTTTCCACGACGCCATTTTGATGACTGGCATGAGGGGTATTCCATTTCCATTTAAAATCGCACGAGAAATCTTCAGATGGAACACCTTCAATCTTGGGGACGTTCCAACTCTGCATTATTTCCTTTAAGTACCCTTGTGCGCCTACAAAATTTGTCCCGCAGTCGGACCAGCAAATGCACGGGTGACCACGCAAACTCGCGAAACGACGGAATGCCATCAAGAAAGCGTCAGACGTTTTGTCGGTCACAAGTTCTAAGTGGACAGCTCTTGTTGTCATGCAGGTGAAAATGATTACTTGGGCCTCCTTGAGCGTTTTACGATTAAGCTTGATGTGCAATGGTCCAAACATGTCCATGGCGGTGTTGAAGAACGGCGGGGTGCCTACTGCAACTCGCAAGGATGGGATTTGTCCCATGAGTTGTTCCAATGGCTTCTTTCGGAGCTTCCTACAAGTAATGCACTTTGTTGTGAGTGCTTTGGACATACCACGAACTCCAATGATCCAGTACTTTCTCCTTGCCTCGTTAATTAGGCTTTTGTACCCACAGTGTCCGCGTCTTTCATGGAGGTCACGTAATAGCAAGATGACAAGAGGGTGATCGCGTGGAAGGATAACTGGGTTTCTTAATTCTTGTGGCAGCGATCTGACATCTTGGAGTCGTCCATGAGCTCGAAGTAATCCGTTTTCGTCCAGCTTCGGAGTTAATTTCTTGTCAATGACAGAGGGATCTAGGTGTGCCTGACTCCACTTGAATAGCTGTTTCTCCGAGCCTTGCAATTCTTGAACAGTGATAGAACCTGTCTTAACATTCTTTTTTCTCGCATTCTAAATAAATCGGCGAACGTAAGCGAGTGTTCTCCGTATCTTTGAAAATGTAGAACAGGTATTCA
The sequence above is a segment of the Montipora foliosa isolate CH-2021 chromosome 2, ASM3666993v2, whole genome shotgun sequence genome. Coding sequences within it:
- the LOC137991645 gene encoding uncharacterized protein, translated to MFNQILVHPDDQVFHRFLWRSKISNSPTVYQWLRLNFGDKPAPDTATNSINTLAKISQAEFPEASKELQDHMYVDDIGSSKATTTEAKQIISDIDAILKKGHFQIKAWHSNRAEIDQSNGERWADLLGLRWDKQTDKFSLKRNKLDQMDLLTKRRCLGLIGQLWDPIGLVMPVAIKFRIDLQDLWHSGYNWDETLPTAVKSKWMENLQAMNHLLTVDRKLKPSHAIGVPQIHGFCDGGEKAYGAVIFLRWELKNGSYKCVPVLVKSFVAPLTRKTIPRLELMGCLTLARIYETCRKSLQFANIQDSKRIFWVDSSTVLSWIKTPSRQFKPFVSSRVAEIQETVGVEDFRYIRSKFNPADILTRGIEPSQLEDRIKGPSFLQLPEGQWPKFEARAPIEPTAKAGVLMEVKIEKTKTPMQHEAAIAEFQIKVDLDKSEEDTNPNARKKNVKTGSITVQELQGSEKQLFKWSQAHLDPSVIDKKLTPKLDENGLLRAHGRLQDVRSLPQELRNPVILPRDHPLVILLLRDLHERRGHCGYKSLINEARRKYWIIGVRGMSKALTTKCITCRKLRKKPLEQLMGQIPSLRVAVGTPPFFNTAMDMFGPLHIKLNRKTLKEAQVIIFTCMTTRAVHLELVTDKTSDAFLMAFRRFASLRGHPCICWSDCGTNFVGAQGYLKEIMQSWNVPKIEGVPSEDFSCDFKWKWNTPHASHQNGVVETLIKSVRQSLNATCKNQAFTEEQWRTFLAETTYVINGRPLYPSSDSIWESPPITPNNILIGHHLSIPQPEPEERINPRHLLRSTENRVNEFWRCWMRYFAPNLLPRNKWFRTRENLQVDDLVLEIDPNHKRSQWKMARVIATYPGNDGLVRKTRIKTQDGEYDRPIHKLCLLATKDELNANLS